The proteins below are encoded in one region of Diceros bicornis minor isolate mBicDic1 chromosome 14, mDicBic1.mat.cur, whole genome shotgun sequence:
- the LGSN gene encoding lengsin: MGAVCAQKRKEKLKRLPPSSHHRICLLSNLQQTLFEKDARDEGNDTEASKISKLRRIRKKVPKTHTFPTEIGEMDISNSKETIRNQMVCHKLGDMSRTIVGPSSAESHPQQDDKDSQDQTIVIKPSPLKTPANAPGGKFNSNFSYTGNTKDSTQILTAPQLSSRMKHIKQEMAKNHLQFVRFEATDLHGVSRSKSIPAHFFQEKVIHGVYMPRGYLELIPHPKDNEVDHIRATCFNSDIVLMPELSTFRVLPWAERTARVICDTFTVTGEPLLTSPRYIAKRQLSQLQDCGFSLLSAFIYDFCIFGMPEIINSKTISFPASTLLNNHDQPFIQELVDGLYHTGANVESFSSSTRPGQMEICFLPEFGISSADNAFTLRTGVKEVARKYNYIASFFIETGFCNSGILSHSLWDVCEKKNMFCSSSGIEQFTITGKKWLAGLLKHSAALSCLMAPAVSCRKRYSKESRDLRESVPTTWGYNDNSCAFNIKCHGEKGTRIENKLGSATANPYLVLAATVAAGLDGLRSSEDVLVGPDDSTDLYQLQPSEIPLKLEDALVALEEDQCLREALGETFIRYFVAMKKYELENEETDAERNKFLEYFI; the protein is encoded by the exons GACGCAAGAGATGAAGGTAATGATACTGAAGCCAGCAAGATAAGCAAATTAAGAAGGATCAGAAAGAAAGTCCCTAAAACACATACTTTTCCAACTGAAATAGGAGAAATGGATATATCCAACTCAAAAG AAACAATCAGAAACCAAATGGTGTGCCACAAATTGGGGGATATGAGCAGAACAATAgtgggacccagctctgctgaATCTCATCCCCAACAAGACGACAAGGACTCCCAGGATCAGACAATAGTGATAAAACCATCGCCCCTCAAAACACCAGCCAACGCTCCTGGTGGCAAATTTAACTCAAACTTCAGCTATACTG GTAACACCAAGGACAGCACTCAAATTCTCACCGCACCTCAACTCTCCTCTAGAATGAAGCACATTAAACAGGAGATGGCCAAAAATCACCTTCAGTTTGTGCGATTTGAAGCAACAGACCTCCACGGTGTGTCCAGGTCTAAGAGTATCCCAGCACACTTTTTCCAA GAAAAAGTGATCCATGGCGTTTACATGCCCCGAGGTTATCTTGAATTGATACCGCATCCTAAGGACAATGAAGTGGATCACATAAGAGCAACATGTTTTAATAGTGACATAGTCCTGATGCCTGAGCTATCAACCTTCAGAGTCTTGCCATGGGCTGAGAGAACTGCAAGAGTGATTTGTGACACCTTCACTGTGACCGGAGAGCCTCTGTTGACTTCCCCCAGGTACATTGCAAAGAGGCAGCTGAGCCAGCTGCAGGACTGTGGCTTTTCCCTGCTCTCTGCCTTCATCTATGATTTTTGCATTTTTGGTATGCCCGAAATTATCAATTCAAAGACCATATCTTTTCCTGCTTCAACACTGCTAAATAATCATGACCAGCCCTTCATCCAGGAACTCGTTGATGGCTTATATCACACTGGAGCCAATGTCGAAAGCTTTTCCTCCTCGACGAGGCCTGGTCAGATGGAAATCTGTTTTCTGCCCGAATTTGGCATCAGTTCAGCTGATAATGCATTTACCCTCAGAACAGGTGTCAAGGAAGTGGCAAGGAAATATAATTACATTGCCAGCTTTTTCATTGAGACTGGATTCTGCAATTCAGGAATCTTGTCTCATAGTCTCTGGGATGTCTGTGAGAAGAAAAACATGTTTTGCAGCAGTTCTGGAATTGAGCAGTTCACAATCACTGGGAAAAAATGGTTGGCAGGACTCTTGAAGCACTCTGCTGCCCTCAGTTGCCTGATGGCTCCTGCCGTCAGCTGCCGAAAGCGCTATTCCAAGgagagcagagacctgagggagagtGTGCCCACAACGTGGGGCTACAACGACAACAGCTGTGCTTTTAATATCAAGTGTCATGGCGAGAAAGGCACCCGTATAGAAAACAAACTGGGCTCAGCCACAGCGAATCCTTACCTGGTGCTGGCGGCGACTGTTGCCGCCGGCTTGGACGGACTTCGAAGCAGCGAGGATGTCTTGGTTGGTCCAGATGACAGCACGGACCTTTATCAATTACAGCCTTCCGAGATCCCTTTGAAACTGGAAGATGCCCTTGTGGCCCTGGAGGAAGATCAGTGTCTGAGGGAGGCCCTAGGAGAAACTTTCATTCGATATTTTGTGGCCATGAAGAAATATGaattggaaaatgaagaaacagatgctgagagaaataaattcttAGAGTATTTTATTTAG